One Capricornis sumatraensis isolate serow.1 chromosome 8, serow.2, whole genome shotgun sequence genomic region harbors:
- the RNH1 gene encoding ribonuclease inhibitor codes for MKLDIQCEQLSDARWTELLPLIQQYEVVRLDDCGLTEVRCKDIGSALQANPSLTELSLRTNELGDGGVLLVLQGLRSPTCKIQKLSLQNCCLTEAGCRVLPGVLGSLPTLRELHLSDNPLGDAGLRLLCEGLLDPQCRLEKLQLEYCNLTAASCEPLAAVLRATRDLKELVVSNNDIGEAGVQVLCRGLAESACQLETLKLENCGLTAANCKDLCGIVASQASLKDLDLGSNRLGDAGLAELCPGLLSPSSQLRTLWLWECDLTVSSCRDLCRILQAKETLKELSLAGNSLGDEGAQLLCESLLQPGCQLESLWVKSCGFTAACCQHFGSVLTQNKRLLELQLSSNPLGDAGVHVLCQALGQPGTVLRVLWVGDCELTNSSCGGLASLLLASRSLRELDLSNNGLGDPGVLQLLGSLEQPACGLEQLVLYDIYWTEAVDERLRAVEESKPGLRIIS; via the exons ATGAAGCTGGACATCCAGTGTGAGCAGCTGAGCGACGCCCGCTGGACGGAGCTGCTGCCTCTGATCCAGCAGTACGAGGTGGTCAG GCTGGACGACTGTGGCCTCACGGAGGTGCGCTGCAAGGACATCGGGTCCGCGCTGCAGGCCAACCCGTCCCTGACGGAGCTCAGCCTGCGCACCAATGAGCTGGGCGACGGCGGCGTGCTCCTGGTCCTCCAGGGCCTGCGGAGCCCCACCTGCAAGATCCAGAAGCTCAG cctccagaactgctgCCTGACGGAGGCTGGCTGCAGGGTCCTGCCGGGCGTGCTGGGCTCCCTGCCCACCCTGCGTGAGCTGCACCTCAGCGACAACCCACTGGGGGATGCCGGCCTGCGGCTGCTCTGTGAGGGGCTCCTGGACCCCCAGTGCCGCCTGGAGAAGCTGCA GCTGGAGTACTGCAACCTAACAGCTGCCAGTTGTGAGCCCCTGGCTGCGGTGCTCAGGGCCACGCGGGACCTGAAGGAGCTCGTGGTGAGCAACAATGACATCGGCGAGGCTGGCGTCCAGGTGCTGTGCCGGGGCCTGGCAGAGTCCGCTTGCCAGCTGGAGACTCTCAA ATTGGAGAACTGTGGCCTCACGGCGGCCAACTGCAAGGACCTGTGTGGGATCGTGGCCTCCCAGGCCTCGCTTAAGGACCTGGACCTGGGCAGCAACCGGCTGGGCGACGCGGGCCTGGCGGAGCTGTGCCCCGGGCTGCTGAGCCCCAGCTCCCAGCTCAGGACCCTGTG GCTCTGGGAGTGCGACCTCACCGTCAGCAGCTGCAGAGACCTCTGCCGCATCCTCCAGGCCAAGGAGACTCTGAAAGAGctgagcctggcgggcaacagccTGGGGGACGAGGGTGCCCAGCTGCTGTGCGAGAGCCTGCTGCAGCCCGGCTGCCAGCTGGAGTCCCTGTG GGTGAAGTCCTGCGGGTTCACGGCCGCCTGCTGCCAGCACTTCGGTTCCGTGCTGACCCAGAACAAGCGCCTCTTGGAGCTGCAGCTGAGCAGCAACCCGCTGGGCGACGCGGGCGTCCACGtgctgtgccaggccctgggccagcCGGGCACTGTGCTGCGGGTGCTCTG GGTGGGCGACTGTGAGCTGACGAACAGCAGCTGTGGCGGCCTGGCCTCACTCCTGCTGGCCAGCCGCAGCCTGCGGGAGCTGGACCTGAGCAACAACGGCCTGGGCGACCCTGGCGTCCTGCAGCTGCTGGGCAGCCTGGAGCAGCCTGCCTGCGGCCTGGAGCAGCTGGT CCTGTATGACATCTACTGGACCGAGGCGGTGGATGAGCGCCTGCGGGCCGTGGAGGAGAGCAAGCCCGGCCTGCGGATCATCTCCTAA